ACTATTCTTGTTAAATGCAGTGCTGAGATTACACAAGGAGGTCTTGTGGTgtcttggatgttccatcctcgatagcgatgttcagtcgtgtgttgtattgtatcggaagaacatccgaggtctagcagctagactaggtaATATGTAGAGAGTTTGTATAATTACTGTATGGGATGTCATTTGAGGAAATCTTCCTATCAAGTACTGTGTACATAATGACATCTATGCCTACTGTCAACGATAGTTTATATCAACATGCCACgaaaatagttttagtttgtgttcaCATGCCAAGATTCCCCAGCACAAATGCTGTAGGTTGGAAATAATTTCCATATGAAAAGATACCTTACTTGAGGTGTGAACTGACTGTCAATTGGTTATTGCTCTGAAAATATCACTATTTGCTCTTTAGTTAAACCCCAAGGTTTTAATCCCATAAACATGTGATCTTTTGTTCCACTTGATCGGTAGTTTATTTACTCTTTGGGTAGTCATTAAGCCATTAATTCGGTAACACAGAATTTTTCCGCGTTCAGGGGATTAGCCTTGATACATGGTTTGTGCCGGCCAATCCCCTCATGACCTTGCCGATAGTTGGTTTGCTATTCTCGCTAGTCAAAGACATTATTTTATGAGATCTGAAAAACTTTTTCGGGATATGATAATCATTTTTTAAGCATTGAAAGACATTGTGTGAAACATAAAAAACATCGTGGTACCTATATAATAAGGGATTTTACGTCTTGTTGCAGATAtcacataatatgcaaatatgacaaCGGTTGTCAAACACGAGATCACAGTCAAGCCTTTCACTGTGGCCATGTATGATGACATTGAGTACAATAGTGTTACTAAGAGTTtaacactttcagcttgaccaccctcaccTGGTTGCTATGGACAAAATGGCTCACGTgggatctcgtgagatctgccgCGACACAAAAAATGGcttattgaaactctatagtctttctggtttgacAGTAAATTGCTCTATAATTAATGTCTATTTGTAccacataataaaaaaaataaataataatagcTGCTACGttaaatgaaaacagaaattaaCTATTGAAATGATGTATAACTTATAGATTGACCTCTCAGGCGTACATGACGACTTGAATGAACTGTAAGAGAaggaaataaaacaattttataatctATTGTAAGTAagacaacaaaataacaacaataataatgtgAATAAAGAAGATTTACAGCGCGCCTAATCTCTGCAAGTAGAGCTCAAGGCGCAGGAATAAATGGGGAGAAAATTACTGTATGGTAAGGGAAAGGTGGATTCACAGACTGAAGGAAAGGGACATAGTAAACTGTAGTGTATAAGATTAACCATATTTAAGGAACAACTTGATcatagaaaaatattgaaatatggtattttaattttacagaaaatattatGTCACTGTAGTGATTTCATATAAGAAAGTACACAGGggattattatattataattagaCATATCCCACTTCttctatggtgtgtgtgtgtgtgtatgtatgtgtgtgtatgtatgtatgtatgtatgtatgtatgtatgtatgtatgtatgtatgtatgtatgtatgtatgtatgtatgtatgtatgtatgtctgtctgtctgtctgtctgtctgtctgtctgtctgtgtgtgtgtgtgtgtgtgtgtgtgtgtgtgtgtgtgtgtgtgtgtgtgtgtgtatgtaaacatgCATTTAggcaaatacatacacacatatgtttGGGTGTTTAAATGATCTATGTTTTGTAACTTACATCATCATATTGGAAATTTGCCATTCCATTTTGAGCTGTATCTCTTCGACGGAACTGATCTGGAAAAGACATTAAACCCAACAAAATTAAATCAAATGTCATTAACAAGTCTATAAAGATGGTAGAATAATCCAAACCATCTTAGCAAACGATAAtaagcattcacattgtaacctctATCCAACCAGGTCCCCAATCATACAGCTGAGTTAACTGAGGCTCAAATCTTGCCcaaccactcagaaacaaaaGGCAGcaatggggctcgaacctgcaatctgcagattccaagctggccacgctaaccattcaaccatcatgactccacaaacagtaatgtacagattacaagccaaccactctaactaTTCAACTATCATGACTCCACTTTTAAGTCGTTTACTGACACAcattattacacacacacacacacacacacacacacacacacacacacacacacacacacacacacacacacacacacacacacacacacacacacacacacacacacacacacacacacacacacacacacacacacacacactgtctaGTGAATGACTTTCAGTTGTGCTTACAAATCTGTTAGTGTTGTGGGTATTAGCCCAAATCAACTTCAAGCATAGAACTATGCTAGTggtaaatagaaaaaaaagacgAACTAACCTGTCAGAGACCTCAACTTGACACATACGGCAACAAAATCATCGAAAGTTACTCTTCCGTCTTGAGAAAATCTCTTCACTATAATATTGAGTGCAGCTGGACTGAGATTGTACCCTGAAATAGTAGAGTCAAGAAGGAAATTCAATGCTAAAATTTGTTAACATAAGATTATCACAGGTTGTTGCTTCAGTCATTTTACACTCCTGAAATCATGCACAAATAATGAGCCATAAACAAATAGGCACTAAAATACCAAAACAATATCATTGTGGTtttggttgtggttgtggttgtggttgtgcaAACATTTTCTTACCccaagagacttgtcttggttaCTATCTCAAAAAGCCCTCTACACCAAATCATTGTGCTCTTGGAAGCACAGAAATATTTCGTGAATTAGAAATTAGGACCAGCGCTGCTGAGTCTCAGAGGATCTTAATTGTAATTCTAGAATGTAATCACATCCCCTGGGTCCATGTGATATTAATTTGGTGGAGTAGCCAATCACAAGTGCCTGAAGATTCAATTACATTTAGCAGAGCCTTagtaataatttcaaattcataatATACTTTGGTGCTTCCAAGGGCAGAAGCCTTGGCGTGTTGTAGAGAGGTTCTTAATTAAGATTCTTATGAGGGTTAAACATGAAGAGAAGTCTCTAGGCTAATATTTTTGTTGCTCTGTCATTTTGTACTAGCTAGGTAATGGTGTTACATATGCCAGGTCtgtgtttgtcattttgtactAGCTAGGTAATGGTGTTACATATACCAGGTCTGTGTTTGTCATCTTGTACTAGGTAATGGTGTTACATATACCAGGTCtgtgtttgtcattttgtactAGCTAGGTAATGGTGTTACATATACCAGGTCTGTGTTTGTCATCTTGTACTAGGTAATGGTGTTACATATACCAGGTCtgtgtttgtcattttgtactAGCTAGGTAATGGTGTTACATATACCAGGTCTGTGTTTGTCATCTTGTACTAGGTAATGGTGTTACATATACCAGGTCtgtgtttgtcattttgtactAGCTAGGTAATGGTGTTACATATACCAGGTCtgtgtttgtcattttgtactAGCTAGGTAATGGTGTTACATATACCAGGTCtgtgtttgtcattttgtactAGCTAGGTAATGGTGTTACATATACCAGGTCtgtgtttgtcattttgtactAGCTAGGTAATGGTGTTACATATACCAGGTCTGTGTTTGTCATCTTGTACTAGCTAGGTAATGGTGTTACATATGCCAGGTCtgtgtttgtcattttgtactAGCTAGGTAATGGTGTTACATATACCAGGTCtgtgtttgtcattttgtactAGCTAGGCAATGGTGTTACATATACCAGGTCtgtgtttgtcattttgtactAGCTAGGTAATGGTGTTACATATACCAGGTCTGTGTTTGTCATCTTGTACTAGGTAATGGTGTTACATATACCAGGTCtgtgtttgtcattttgtactAGCTAGGCAATGGTGTTACACATACCAGGTCTGTGTTTGTCATCTTGTACTAGGCAATGGTGTTACATATACcaggtctgtgtttgtaactgaatacattgcaaaaagctaaaaaaaataataaataaataaattctgaaatctttgttattgtacttacaaaAACAAACCAGTTATTACTTACTTGCAaggtattgagttacaaacacagacatggcatatgttgtttcatattgatatttcaagtaggaagccatcataaaattatttttaaattatatatacatataaatatctGAATCATCATCCAAATGGCGACTTTAAGTTCTGAATATTAATACAGTTTTACCTAGTGTTACAAACAattgatatttgtacatgtatacaaattgtTCATACACTTACCAAAGGTAGTTAATGCCTGATGAAGTTCATGCGGTTCTACAGTACCAGAACAATCCCTGTCAAACTGCATGAATGTTGTCTTCCACTGGTTCAAAGCACCCCACAGTTCTTTAAATTCATTGAATCCCATCTTTCCACTGTAATCACGCTAGTGACATTACCACGTTAAGAGAGTCACAACAGGTTATAACAAAATGCAATTTATCAACGTAACACATTTTATACAATACatgagccatttagaacaaatgATCACAGTCCTTAGTAGACggatcaaaatgtcacattcatttccaatttaccattccaaagtaactatattgaactgtcctattgatttttgaaacatgaacaatatattctccatggAATAATTACTCTGGTCGTTCTCCGTCACAACAACGCTTGTCTACGTCACTAgctctgctgtgttcgaaatataaaCCAAATGTCCAaataccattactttccccgatatttctttgatattactgcgCTGGTATACTTATGTTAttatccaatattttcttcattcagcaggaaaatattcttaacctaagggttgtcactatgagttgacagacaagtaatgacaaagccccttaggtcacttgtattttccttggctgaacgaagaaaaatattggggtatAAGATCTAAgagtatgtgtgtacatgtagatgtattgCTGAACAAGCTACAATGTATAATCACTTCTGCAAAAGTTTACATAGTACTATGAGAACCCATTGTATTTCCTCTCCCCCACAATGTACATCAAAGATGAgtttaattagatgttattccccaatatttttcttcgttcagccaaggaaaataagagtgacctaaagtggtctttgtcactatgagttgctagacgagtagtgacaacccttaggtcatgagtattttctgagAAAAGTATTGCAGAATATTACTCATTATACTAgagccagtaatatcaaagaaaaatcagggaaagtaatggcaattttgaacgttttgacgcatattttgaacacagcagaaccagtgacatagacacacattgtcataacatagacacatgttgtcgtgacgtagaacaaccagtgtatatattccatatattttgttcaacttggcccGTGTATGGTATAAGTATGGTTAAGCCAAAAGTGAGTGAGAGCAGCAATAATATATGTATGCCCTGTATTTGGTATCATATATGCAGATTTGAGACAAATATGGCCTTCACTTGgtttaaatttgataaagtcACAAAAATGAGTGACAGAACATATTATTTCATCTTTGTACCAAGTTTAAAAGATGAAATAATATATAGATTTCAAAGGGAAAGGATTGTACACACCAGAGGTAAGTGTAAACAGGCATTTATTGGTACAAGGACAGATGAATGGAGAGCATAAAGGAATTCATTCCcatacctcccccccccccccccctcccctcaacCTCCAGGCTCACCCCTTGGGGCAAAATATTCATTACCAATTCTGCTCTGCCTCTAATGGCAATAAATGGTGTCATTGTGGTTTCTGTTTGAATTTCCACTTAATTGCTAGTTTGCTGTAAGGTTTTTTTGGggatttttttcataatataaGGATACGTCCAGCATCGTTATCATAATACGGCTCGTTTCCAGACTGAATTCTGAAACCACAAAAAGACAGAAAATTCTGAATATATcaaacatatcatatcaatatgcCATATCATGGTTAGAGGAAAGATAAAAGATGTCTTAATTTGGCCACTAGGTGTGCTGTTTGCAAGTCATTTGGTGGCAGGAAGTGAGGGCCGgattagtgaatatatcataaCACAAAGAGAGCAGACATgaagttaataataatactcATTCTATATGTTATAATTCCACAAtactacaactgctgacatcagaccatggacaaatggaacctgttacaaacagggaaagtaaacaattgaattggtTTAATAACATTAGGCACAGCATGTTCGAAGTACAGAGACttttattacattccatcatttgataagaacagttttatgacacttcacataatagttcacagttcacaaacaaatttccagctCCCCTGACATTTCATGCGCacataaagtggccatacatctgttcttctcaaaccatgaaatgtaatacaaacttcagctgttccaacatgctgagccaagtgttattgatcaaattcattttactttccctgtttgtaacaactTCTGTTCGTCCACGctctgatgttggcagttgtattTTGTAAGCAACTACAAGTAATGACAGCATGCATAATCACTTCTGTAATGtcttttaaccctttcatgactagagacgagttttaaataatatggggacccaatttatatgaatattttcataattacaataatattactttattaggaagtaacatttctttaattccagtctaaaatgaagttgatatatgccaaaaacttacataaaacaagaattttgtccaagcaattttggcgggaatgttttcagtattgaaggggttaagaAAACACAAAGTTCTTTCACAAACATATCATTCACTGCTTGATGCAACCAACAAAGATTTTAGCCCTCAGCCAAATCTGGTAATCCTCTTTAAGTTATGCTTAGGGGCCCTCAATTAAATCATTTGTTTGTCGTCCACGTGCGAGTAGGTTTGTTGGCAGAGttagcaaaaaaaaacattttgttttgcttaAAATGTCCACACAAGGCTATATTTTATACAATTCTAAACGGAAAGACCGTCCAAATACCTTCAGAATAACTACACACACCTAAATAGTTGTTTAAGGCTTTCAAACTTTGGACAATcgacatttatatttcaccagtgTAGTTATGTAGATTAATCAACAGaaaagttaattttacatgAGATGCTCGCCGTTGTGTTTTTTGTCTGTGTTTGGtttttttgtctgtctgcctggtaGGTTTTAGGGAAATTCAAGGACGGCAAACAAAGCATTTAATTGATGACTCCTTATCTGAGAAATGGCTGGAACTTCAAACTGGAATATGGCTTTTCATATTATTGTATAAACTTGAGACGACTCTAGAAatgcaatatatacaaacacttttCATACTTACGTTGATAAGTTCCAGCGATTCCTGACTGGGTAAGACAGTTTTGTAGCTCCTTGGCATCTATTTGACCATCCTGTATCAACACAGAATATACAGTATTTATTGAACAATACACATGAAAACACATTCCATACATCATGGTAAGTAGATATTCCAACTATATGTCTTCATTTGGCCAAGGAAAATCAGAGTAATTAAAGGTCCTTGGtctcaaaaaaaagaaaaaagaattgtttctggtcaggacagtttgtctaaaatggtgcgacgacacgattttttttttcaattctcaaCAACCtatcactcagtctactatttatggcagttactgttctttttatttagtactttagagcaagtgtgtacatgtatgtggggcagatgtcatttgcttgttcatgattggctctacagttgtcttcactgaagtagggagggttatttttgtgtttccccatggatctgtagactgcatgggctggacaaacacacacacacacacacacacacacacacacacacacacacacacacacacacacacgcacacacagactgacgtggggtatttaagtgatgtgcgtGCTAACCAGAAActatatttttttggccttatcaCTATGAATTGTTGAGGGATGTGAGCATTTTTGTAAAAGGGTTAAAAAATTCaagaatgatatcaaaataatgatacaatgacccagtaaatatcaaaatacacaaaAGGTAAGCTTAGCTGGAAATAATGTCAATTATGAAAAGTACGTTCTGTAGCATTTTTTTCCACAATGAAGAATTTTGACAATACCCCTTGCATGGACCTTTAACAGCACATCAGTCCCTCACACTTCCTAAACTCCCCCGAAAGCTTCAGTTCTTTGGCGCCACCCCTTTTAATTCATCTTATTGacggtaggtacatgtattagtctTGCCAACGTGGTTGTGTGTGAATTACCATATCATGAACTATTCCTTTTTATATTTGTCCCATTCATATATTCATCGATTACAATGAATAATTGAACAGATTCCTATTTTGATTAAacaacacacacagacttcctcTTTTTTAGTCCTTAAGAACTCAGATCTAAGAACTTGCAGTAATCGTTCTATTGCATAACATTCTAAATCTAACTGCTATTTCAAGAGGCTTAGAACTGTAAAAACCATTCCTATCAAACCAGATGTCTCCTGCTTTTAGCATGCTGGTGCCAAATGCTAGTAATCCAATTAATTTGTCTATAACTGGTTCTGTTTGTACATACTATGCTGCCTTGTAGATATAAGTACTTAATAAtaggtagtcttgctgctagatgtttgggctttctttcgatgctataagtataagcgaacgaagttcgcatgtgagggcttgcccaaacagtctagcgaatgtcattttcagaccggacattccattgagattacgataagcggtgggttgggccatatatgcatatatatactttaatatattcaatctctgcatgcaggtgttgacaaacacaattacgtcattactatgtcttatcagtttatggtaattgtgtttgatgagtgtgtagacgttgtcattcacacattttagttaacgcattggtggttatttttacaagcccctccttaagatgaatgtgcatgaaaatttagctattgtcctctgtttgtgctggtcgctaatacggttctctgattggcagttatttatatcctgatgacattagctagacctcggatgttccatcctcaatagcgttgttcggctgtgtgtcgtattttatcggaagaacatccaagggctagctgatagactaagtAATAGGTacttcaatgtatgtatgtatgtatgtatgtatgtatgtatgtatgtatgtatgtatgtatgtatgtatgtttatcttgctgtttttgttgttgttgttgttgttgttgttgttgtaaatcctATTCATTCGTTCATACAaagcaatattttgaaaattattcttatcacattttgtttatttttccgcTACCCGAGTTTCACCCAGTATTTTCAACTTAACTCTTTCTGTAAGGGTTGTGGGCTAGACTAGTTCTGTAGAACTATTTCTACGACCTCCACCAGGTCCATGTAATTACTGATGTATTTGATTCAAtattctttgacttaatttaatttatatattttgttaatttatttgttatgtatcttttttttcctggtgaaatcaataaatcaaatcaataaatcaaatatccagtcaggtgatgacctactatatcttgccttgatatcctatgagGAAGCATATTGATTCAAAACATCAGGACTGAATTTATTGATTTGAACTGTTTCACTCATTCCTATTATCCACTTCTCTTTTTTGTCATGTTGGGCATTCAACTTTCTAATTTTCAGTTCTGCATTAAGATAGTAGGTTTATTTATTCCGTATTTGGAGGCCATCCGGACCCAAAGATATAATAGATCAAGTAGTACTATAAAGGGCAATGAAACTGTTAGTCAGTCTTACATAACACTGGTAACTTCTTTTCATAGTCAAATGGCATGAAATAGATCCACTGTGAGATGTTATAGTGTCTCTACGTTGTTAGAGGACATTGTTAGAGGACATTGTTAGAGGACATTGTTAGAAGAAAGTAAATCGACAAAGTTCTGTACAGACGGAGGATCACAGTAAAATCTAGAGATATATTTTTCCCTATGGttattgaaaaataaacataaaaaataatagcTTCAACTTCATTTGAGTCTCACAATAAACATCTTCTCTGGTttctttcaatgtcatgtattgtctgtctgtctatgtgtgcaGACAATGTGAAGAACAATAAAACCTAGCAAGCATTTGCATATGCTCGATATTTGATTGAAAGCAAGTATCTT
The sequence above is drawn from the Glandiceps talaboti chromosome 21, keGlaTala1.1, whole genome shotgun sequence genome and encodes:
- the LOC144451163 gene encoding sorcin-like; protein product: MDPLWGYFSAVAGADGQIDAKELQNCLTQSGIAGTYQQFSLETSRIMITMLDRDYSGKMGFNEFKELWGALNQWKTTFMQFDRDCSGTVEPHELHQALTTFGYNLSPAALNIIVKRFSQDGRVTFDDFVAVCVKLRSLTDQFRRRDTAQNGMANFQYDDFIQVVMYA